The Mustelus asterias chromosome 18, sMusAst1.hap1.1, whole genome shotgun sequence genome has a window encoding:
- the dnaaf2 gene encoding protein kintoun, with amino-acid sequence MSSGSRLEELELTPDEVERFAKAFKDEKFRKMLCEYAEEISSPESRQKYEEEISQLERERGVDVQFVHPRPGHVLQTSLDGDQKCFINVCSNELVDKPACRAGQGGGGAAGQHWSLPYSLAPGREDLGPGGRRHMIYDVVFHPDTLDMAGKNSKFKKMLDQTAIEVIEQQLGAKLDPRNVKTLKVKYKGLPDAAVIRKPIPGGPKQPPPEEEGGDDDPLRFPYPFDPPKSAHAPGRGAKVKATSKSSQAAAKDKSANVQDSKFTQPKHSIVYRSHVDLQDYRYARDAAPSTRPKELVVTIDLPLLKSAEAACLDVTEKLLSLESQTPAYKLELPLPYPVDENLGSAKFNKAKRQLVVTLPVLPVKQACVPEINQDHSRDLDQTVKTSEPTESAQSLCESELHQFEGYSHQQNGECPGACLKSEGESELVSAFQDFNLETSQNNEQSELSQIKTLTESEVEEASSVSSNFVKANDVIACPNLETSQNSKHPELGQIKTSTESELEEAALVSNNFVQTNDVIACPKLLSEVDSDEQKNDTKEGTVALSGQDFPGTKEKACSHSEGGQVTDRLQSDSSDHLQRESSANTEFCSDNYLKETEPVCPDFHYHQNEDSITFVLQVRNINEESFKLVLHADEYSVIFGTQDSDTLYSLIVQFPPEHQLDTTESILNISNDNAAVVLIKSPECRGMWQSFHAGGTRSCLQKLLFVTSENVDQFLSASLEEDPVPNELTEEHPIVINVAEVNESGLVFHSKQQGANNTNSPGASLKPDRISHNETCKAEQHAEDICFSESTAGDNRLEKETLLENDAVEFVSNLDHLVAESGTGNFTQTSNTAEGTITKLLRDEMDQLTSSNCLTPVDGSKLISEIEIKSQSIIPPSQLSTTHVVDPVSVKCKKSVKFKQCVKVDDNVLDEDDLPSDQKSGDSLEFAKPTAAPQILEEINPADESVKIISDHRTHSAFKFQNTELYQLD; translated from the exons ATGTCGTCCGGCTCCCGGCTGGAGGAGCTGGAGCTGACCCCGGACGAGGTGGAGCGCTTCGCCAAAGCCTTCAAAGATGAGAAGTTCAGGAAGATGCTGTGCGAGTACGCGGAGGAGATCTCCAGCCCGGAGAGCCGGCAGAAGTACGAGGAGGAGATCAGCCAGCTGgagcgggagaggggggtggacgTCCAGTTCGTGCACCCCCGCCCCGGCCACGTCCTCCAGACCAGCCTCGACGGCGACCAGAAGTGTTTCATCAACGTCTGCAGCAACGAGCTGGTCGACAAGCCGGCGTGCCGGGCCGGCcaggggggcggcggggcggcGGGGCAGCACTGGTCCCTCCCTTACAGCCTGGCCCCCGGCAGGGAGGATCTGGGACCCGGCGGCAGGAGGCACATGATTTATGATGTGGTTTTTCACCCCGACACCCTGGACATGGCCGGCAAGAACAGCAAGTTCAAAAAAATGCTGGACCAAACCGCCATCGAGGTGATCGAGCAGCAACTGGGCGCGAAACTGGATCCCAGAAACGTCAAGACTCTAAAGGTGAAGTACAAGGGGTTGCCTGACGCCGCCGTCATTCGCAAACCCATCCCCGGTGGTCCCAAACAGCCGCCTccagaagaagaaggaggagatGACGACCCGCTCAGATTCCCTTACCCCTTTGATCCTCCAAAGTCAGCACATGCCCCTGGGCGTGGCGCGAAAGTTAAAGCAACGAGCAAGAGTTCACAAGCTGCAGCCAAAGACAAGAGTGCAAATGTGCAAGACAGCAAATTTACCCAACCCAAACACTCCATCGTTTACAGGTCGCACGTCGATTTGCAAGATTACCGGTACGCTCGGGACGCCGCTCCCAGCACCAGACCTAAAGAGCTGGTGGTCACCATCGACCTCCCCTTGCTCAAGTCTGCTGAGGCTGCTTGTTTAGATGTCACCGAGAAACTGTTGAGTTTAGAGTCGCAGACGCCAGCTTACAAGCTTGAGTTGCCTCTGCCATATCCAGTAGATGAAAATCTGGGGTCGGCCAAATTTAACAAAGCCAAGAGACAGCTTGTAGTTACTTTGCCTGTGCTACCTGTGAAGCAAGCCTGTGTCCCAGAAATCAACCAAGATCACAGTCGCGACCTTGATCAAACAGTGAAGACCAGTGAGCCGACAGAGAGTGCCCAGTCACTCTGTGAATCAGAATTACATCAGTTTGAAGGATATTCCCATCAACAAAATGGAGAGTGCCCTGGTGCTTGCTTAAAATCTGAAGGTGAGTCTGAACTGGTTAGTGCCTTTCAAGATTTCAATTTGGAAACGTCTCAGAACAATGAACAATCTGAACTGAGCCAAATAAAAACATTGACTGAGTCAGAAGTTGAGGAAGCTTCATCAGTTTCAAGTAATTTTGTGAAAGCAAATGATGTGATTGCTTGTCCCAATTTGGAAACATCTCAGAACAGTAAACACCCTGAACTGGGCCAAATAAAAACATCTACTGAGTCAGAACTTGAAGAAGCTGCATTGGTTTCAAATAATTTTGTACAAACAAATGATGTGATTGCTTGCCCCAAACTTCTTTCAGAGGTAGATTCTGATGAACAGAAAAATGATACCAAAGAAGGTACGGTTGCTTTGAGTGGTCAGGACTTTCCTGGGACTAAGGAAAAGGCATGCAGTCATTCTGAGGGTGGGCAAGTAACTGATCGTCTCCAGTCAGATTCATCTGATCATCTCCAAAGAGAGTCATCTGCAAACACTGAATTCTGCTCAGATAACTATTTAAAGGAAACTGAACCAGTATGTCCTGATTTCCATTACCATCAAAATGAAGACTCTATTACATTCGTACTGCAAGTGCGAAATATTAATGAAGAGAGTTTCAAGTTAGTACTTCATGCTGATGAATATAGTGTTATATTTGGGACACAAGATTCTGACACCTTGTATTCCTTGATTGTTCAGTTTCCTCCAGAGCATCAGCTGGACACTACAGAAAGTATACTTAATATATCGAACGACAATGCTGCAGTGGTGCTAATAAAATCACCTGAGTGTCGAGGCATGTGGCAGAGCTTTCACGCTGGAGGTACACGCAGCTGTTTACAG AAGTTGTTGTTTGTAACTTCGGAAAATGTTGATCAATTCCTGAGTGCTTCCTTGGAGGAGGATCCAGTCCCAAATGAGCTAACTGAGGAACATCCAATAGTAATTAATGTGGCGGAAGTCAATGAAAGTGGCCTCGTTTTTCATTCTAAG CAACAAGGGGCTAATAACACCAACTCTCCTGGAGCTTCTCTGAAACCAGACAGAATCAGTCACAATGAAACTTGTAAAGCTGAGCAGCATGCGGAAGACATCTGCTTCTCTGAATCTACTGCAGGGGATAACAGATTGGAGAAggaaacacttttggaaaatgATGCTGTAGAGTTTGTGTCTAACCTTGACCACTTAGTTGCTGAATCAGGCACTGGCAATTTTACACAGACATCTAACACAGCAGAAGGAACTATAACAAAACTTCTAAGGGATGAGATGGATCAATTGACTAGCAGTAACTGTTTGACTCCTGTTGATGGGAGTAAACTTATTAGTGAGATTGAAATTAAAAGTCAGTCAATTATACCACCCTCACAGCTCAGTACGACGCATGTTGTGGATCCAGTATCCGTGAAATGTAAAAAGTCAGTTAAATTTAAACAGTGTGTAAAAGTAGATGATAATGTACTTGATGAAGATGACCTTCCAAGTGACCAGAAAAGTGGCGACTCTCTTGAATTTGCTAAGCCTACAGCAGCACCACAAATTCTTGAGGAAATCAATCCTGCTGATGAAAGTGTTAAGATTATTAGTGACCACAGAACACATTCTGCATTCAAATTCCAGAATACTGAGTTATATCAACTTGATTAA